The following proteins are co-located in the Candidatus Omnitrophota bacterium genome:
- the corA gene encoding magnesium/cobalt transporter CorA: protein MAGFIKRISKTAGHIPGEMIYVGEKKEGAVSVSLIDYDDKALSEKEISDVEELFPLKETPTVSWININGLRDTRLIEKLGGHFGIHSLTLEDIVNTAQRPKYEDFDSYIFVVLKMLMLDASGKGIVSEQVSLVLGANFVISFQEKKGDVFDAIRERIRQNKGRIRRAGPDYLAYSLLDAVVDNYFSILENTGEQIEEMEEKLLANPSPQTLRKIHDLKRGIIFLRKSVWPLREVAGSLERGESKLIKKSTVIFLRDLYDHTIQVIDTVETLRDMLSGTLDIYLSSVSNRMNEIMKVLTIFAAIFIPLTFLAGIYGMNFEFIPELKWRWGYFYALGLMAAVGFGLLIFFRRKKWL from the coding sequence ATGGCAGGATTTATCAAAAGGATATCAAAGACAGCCGGGCATATCCCCGGCGAAATGATCTATGTGGGAGAAAAAAAGGAAGGAGCGGTGAGTGTATCCCTCATTGATTATGACGATAAGGCGCTCAGTGAGAAGGAAATCTCCGATGTTGAGGAATTGTTCCCGCTCAAAGAGACGCCTACGGTCAGCTGGATAAATATCAACGGCCTCCGCGACACGCGTCTTATTGAAAAGCTCGGCGGCCACTTCGGCATTCATTCTCTGACGCTTGAGGATATCGTCAACACCGCCCAGCGCCCGAAGTATGAGGATTTTGACTCTTATATCTTCGTGGTCCTGAAAATGCTCATGCTCGACGCTTCCGGAAAGGGCATAGTCTCCGAACAGGTGAGCTTGGTACTCGGCGCTAATTTTGTCATCTCCTTTCAGGAGAAAAAGGGAGATGTGTTCGACGCCATACGGGAACGGATACGGCAGAACAAGGGAAGGATAAGAAGGGCGGGGCCGGATTATCTCGCCTACAGCCTTCTGGACGCGGTCGTGGACAATTATTTTTCCATTCTGGAAAACACGGGCGAACAGATCGAGGAGATGGAAGAGAAACTGCTCGCCAACCCGTCGCCGCAAACCCTCCGGAAGATCCATGATCTGAAACGCGGCATAATATTCCTGAGAAAGTCCGTCTGGCCCCTGCGCGAAGTCGCCGGCAGCCTTGAACGCGGCGAGTCCAAACTCATTAAAAAGAGCACGGTGATATTTTTGCGCGACCTCTACGACCACACAATACAGGTCATAGACACCGTTGAAACTTTACGCGATATGCTTTCGGGGACACTGGATATCTATCTTTCCAGCGTGAGCAACAGGATGAATGAGATAATGAAGGTGCTGACGATATTCGCCGCCATATTCATCCCCCTGACCTTTCTGGCGGGTATCTACGGCATGAACTTTGAATTCATACCGGAACTGAAATGGCGCTGGGGTTATTTTTACGCTTTGGGCCTGATGGCCGCGGTAGGTTTCGG
- a CDS encoding efflux RND transporter permease subunit — translation MLEKIVAYFVDRHLLTNLVFVVVFIGGIFAWKNTSKEEMPNVTFDFVRISARYPGATAEEVEHFVTKPIEEKVRGIDGVYRVTSNSGNGTSSVSVELEQNLPNRDEVIMDVRNAVSDAKLPDDVTEDPNVRVFKTSQMAIIDVVLIDKKIHLHTVASRRNLQAYAHALENQLLNLSEVNSIDRTNYLREEIRIMTDPAKLIKFNIPFNTAMSEVRANHVRQPAGTIDIKSEPSVTLVSELDTIEKLNGLIIQGGFEGQVVKLGQVADVAMTYKTDKSIFKANGHEAVMLRVVKSGSYGILEAIDAVQKQVERYRRNNLKGTDIEVALLDDESVDLKNRLYLIAANGSLGFTLILILLFVFLNFKSGVWVALGIPFTIFFTMICIWTLGYTINNITLAGVIIVMGMIVDDAIVVSENISRLQAGGMPARDAACKGTAAVFFPVVASVLTTCVAFLPLYFFQGRFVQMLKYIPAIIFCMLGASLLESLIILPGHMRFEFPKFKTRRGKSGDIPPAAPNNGHWFDRIEGRYGRLLEKVLPYKWLVFLSFIILFVFSGYIVKTKMKFVMFPNEETRDITISGSAGEKAGRYDTAEKTKQIENILSGYLGKEVIGFRTRIASSHRGRAVEEDKFRVNAEILSKDKRKKSADDLMDEWKEKIMKIEGLRDMRFSKSRWGSDSGSPMELAVMVNNDGIRDSVAEKMAEAMRKHPALLNVEISRPLTNPEYKISLKREKIRRLSITPADVSSTLRAAIEGIIIYNLPADDEEIDVRFTTIDSVKNDIEKILGIPVENRGNYLVPMRDIVDVVETLSPNSIERKDGKRITKVYADIKPGSKLTPVEIAGFFEENDFPQILSEYPSARLIFEGEVQDTRESKGELKYAVITVIFLIYVVLILLFDSLVKPLIIMLSIPFGVVGVILAFWLHGKTMFGFFAAIGAIGLAGVVVNDSILMLVKLTENYDDRKRKADSNFQIADIGKTRLRAVMLTTLTTVAGIIPTAYGFAGYDAMLAEMMLAIAWGLMFATLITLLLIPCSFALLQDTRFLLHPEAIKE, via the coding sequence TTGTTAGAAAAAATCGTAGCTTATTTCGTTGACCGGCATCTGCTGACCAACCTGGTATTCGTCGTTGTCTTTATCGGCGGCATCTTCGCGTGGAAGAACACGAGCAAAGAGGAGATGCCGAATGTCACATTTGATTTCGTCCGCATAAGCGCGCGCTATCCCGGAGCGACCGCCGAAGAGGTGGAGCATTTCGTCACAAAACCCATAGAAGAAAAAGTCCGCGGGATCGACGGCGTTTACAGGGTCACGAGCAATTCCGGCAACGGCACCTCCAGTGTCTCGGTGGAACTGGAACAAAACCTGCCCAACCGCGACGAAGTCATAATGGATGTGAGGAATGCCGTCTCGGACGCGAAACTGCCTGATGATGTCACGGAAGACCCCAATGTCAGGGTGTTCAAAACCAGCCAGATGGCCATTATCGATGTGGTATTGATAGACAAAAAAATTCATCTCCACACGGTCGCGTCCCGGCGGAATCTGCAGGCCTACGCCCACGCCCTTGAAAACCAGCTGCTCAACCTTTCCGAGGTAAACAGCATTGACAGGACCAATTATCTTCGGGAAGAAATACGCATAATGACCGACCCCGCGAAACTGATCAAATTCAATATCCCCTTCAACACAGCCATGAGCGAAGTCAGAGCGAACCATGTCCGCCAGCCCGCGGGCACGATAGACATAAAGAGCGAACCCAGCGTCACTCTGGTTTCGGAACTGGATACCATAGAGAAACTCAACGGCCTCATCATACAGGGGGGCTTTGAGGGACAGGTCGTGAAACTGGGACAGGTCGCCGACGTGGCGATGACCTATAAGACCGACAAATCAATTTTCAAGGCCAACGGCCACGAAGCCGTGATGCTCCGGGTCGTTAAATCCGGCTCATACGGCATACTGGAAGCGATTGACGCCGTGCAAAAACAGGTTGAGAGATACCGCCGGAACAATCTCAAGGGCACGGACATCGAGGTGGCGCTGCTCGACGATGAATCGGTGGATCTGAAAAACCGCCTTTATCTAATAGCGGCGAACGGCTCACTCGGCTTCACGCTGATACTCATACTGCTTTTTGTTTTTCTGAATTTCAAATCCGGCGTGTGGGTGGCGCTGGGCATACCCTTCACCATCTTCTTTACGATGATATGCATCTGGACGCTGGGCTACACGATAAACAACATCACGCTCGCAGGCGTTATCATCGTCATGGGAATGATAGTGGACGACGCCATAGTGGTATCGGAGAACATCTCACGCCTTCAGGCAGGCGGCATGCCCGCGCGGGACGCCGCATGCAAAGGCACTGCCGCGGTCTTTTTTCCCGTCGTGGCCAGCGTACTGACCACCTGCGTGGCCTTCCTCCCGCTCTACTTTTTTCAGGGTAGATTCGTCCAGATGCTCAAGTACATTCCCGCTATCATCTTCTGTATGCTCGGGGCGAGCCTCCTGGAATCGCTGATAATACTGCCGGGCCACATGCGTTTTGAGTTCCCGAAATTTAAAACTCGCCGCGGAAAATCCGGCGATATTCCCCCTGCGGCCCCTAATAACGGGCACTGGTTTGACAGGATAGAAGGCAGATACGGCCGCTTGCTGGAAAAAGTCCTTCCCTACAAATGGCTGGTCTTCCTCTCATTCATCATCCTTTTCGTCTTTTCGGGATACATCGTAAAAACAAAAATGAAGTTCGTAATGTTTCCGAACGAGGAGACGAGGGACATCACAATAAGCGGCAGCGCCGGGGAAAAGGCCGGCCGCTACGATACGGCGGAAAAGACAAAGCAGATAGAGAACATACTATCCGGATATCTGGGAAAAGAGGTGATAGGTTTCAGGACGCGCATTGCCAGCAGCCACCGCGGAAGAGCCGTGGAAGAAGACAAGTTCCGCGTGAACGCCGAGATATTATCCAAGGACAAGCGGAAAAAATCCGCCGACGATCTGATGGATGAATGGAAAGAAAAGATAATGAAGATAGAGGGACTTAGGGACATGCGGTTCTCAAAAAGCCGCTGGGGCTCCGACAGCGGCAGCCCCATGGAGCTGGCCGTTATGGTGAACAACGACGGGATAAGAGACAGTGTCGCCGAGAAAATGGCGGAGGCCATGAGAAAGCACCCGGCGCTCCTGAATGTGGAGATATCCCGGCCGCTGACCAATCCCGAATACAAAATAAGCCTGAAGAGAGAAAAGATAAGGCGGCTCTCTATCACACCCGCCGATGTGTCATCCACGCTGCGCGCGGCCATAGAGGGGATCATCATATATAACCTGCCGGCGGACGACGAGGAAATAGATGTGCGTTTCACGACGATAGACAGCGTGAAGAACGACATTGAAAAAATACTGGGCATACCCGTTGAAAACCGGGGCAACTACCTTGTGCCGATGAGGGACATCGTGGATGTCGTCGAAACCCTCTCGCCCAACTCCATAGAAAGAAAGGACGGCAAACGGATAACGAAAGTGTACGCGGACATAAAGCCGGGCAGCAAACTGACGCCTGTTGAGATAGCCGGGTTTTTTGAGGAAAACGACTTCCCTCAGATCTTATCCGAATACCCGTCGGCGAGGCTGATCTTTGAGGGCGAGGTGCAGGACACCCGCGAGTCAAAGGGCGAGCTGAAATACGCTGTCATAACCGTTATATTCCTCATCTATGTCGTGCTGATACTGCTTTTTGATTCGCTCGTGAAACCGCTTATAATAATGCTGTCCATACCTTTCGGGGTGGTGGGCGTCATACTCGCCTTCTGGCTCCACGGCAAGACGATGTTCGGTTTCTTCGCCGCCATAGGCGCCATAGGCCTGGCGGGCGTCGTCGTGAACGATTCAATACTGATGCTCGTCAAACTGACAGAAAATTACGATGACAGGAAGCGGAAGGCTGATTCAAACTTTCAGATAGCGGATATAGGCAAGACAAGGCTGCGCGCCGTTATGCTGACGACGCTCACGACCGTGGCGGGGATCATACCTACGGCCTACGGCTTCGCCGGCTACGACGCGATGCTCGCGGAGATGATGCTGGCGATAGCGTGGGGGCTGATGTTTGCCACGCTCATAACGCTGCTGCTCATACCCTGCAGCTTCGCGCTGCTCCAGGATACCCGTTTCCTTCTGCACCCGGAGGCGATAAAGGAATAA
- a CDS encoding TolC family protein: MKKIIKLLFAAAVIQGGIVYADTKNRVVGIDEFIKTAVSKDTSFEEILIDEMTLQYKKDLGLPARDIVLSVKSQYEFFLDHDESGPAATIGLSKLFPFSGTDVSAQYKTVPSATPGADSSAVTLLISQPVAKNAFGKATRLQDKIIGAEIDVIRHQVAEAYEDYLARIITAYFNWYLAYENLKIGESSYRQNLELLDNIRKRRKNNIALPIDVNKINIQVLVKKENLLKLREKYDAALTFIKQALRHDENESLVPADPMAYDDRKISFEEDYRDFTQNSRTYSILTLLEDKSSLQVARDANALLPSTNLLLGYETAGNGTGINNAEDEVFAGISLTWPFPDQTNSAALELSKINEKKTRLSGANKYIQLRTDLKTLILQIETGRELIAIADEKIKLAKSILKDETENYSYGKVSLNDFIEASNRVDENRFSKILRSVELKSLMTEWFRLTDRLISEKDIKSYKKK, encoded by the coding sequence ATGAAAAAAATCATCAAACTCTTATTCGCGGCTGCCGTGATACAGGGCGGCATCGTTTACGCTGACACAAAAAACCGCGTCGTCGGCATAGATGAATTCATTAAGACGGCCGTCTCAAAAGACACGAGCTTTGAGGAGATACTGATAGACGAGATGACACTGCAATATAAAAAAGACCTCGGCCTGCCGGCACGCGACATCGTGCTGTCGGTGAAAAGCCAGTACGAGTTCTTCCTGGACCATGACGAATCCGGCCCCGCGGCGACAATAGGGCTGAGCAAACTTTTCCCGTTCTCGGGCACGGATGTCAGCGCCCAGTACAAGACAGTGCCGTCGGCGACCCCCGGCGCGGACAGCTCGGCCGTCACCCTGCTCATCTCCCAGCCGGTCGCGAAAAACGCTTTCGGAAAAGCGACGCGCCTTCAGGATAAAATAATAGGCGCGGAAATAGATGTGATCAGGCATCAGGTGGCGGAGGCATACGAAGACTATCTGGCGAGGATAATAACGGCCTATTTCAACTGGTATCTGGCCTACGAGAACCTGAAGATAGGCGAATCGTCATACAGGCAGAATCTTGAGCTTTTAGATAACATCAGGAAGCGCCGAAAGAATAACATCGCCCTTCCCATAGATGTCAATAAAATAAACATACAGGTGCTGGTGAAAAAAGAGAACCTGCTGAAACTTCGGGAGAAATACGACGCGGCGCTCACCTTTATAAAACAGGCCTTGCGGCACGACGAAAATGAGAGCCTCGTGCCGGCCGATCCCATGGCCTACGACGACAGAAAAATATCATTTGAGGAAGATTACAGGGATTTCACGCAAAACAGCCGCACATACAGCATACTGACTCTGCTGGAAGATAAAAGTTCACTGCAGGTGGCCAGAGACGCCAACGCCCTGCTGCCGTCAACAAACCTTCTTCTGGGTTATGAGACCGCCGGTAACGGCACGGGGATAAACAACGCGGAAGACGAAGTCTTCGCCGGCATTTCGCTGACATGGCCCTTCCCTGATCAGACCAACAGCGCCGCGCTGGAGCTGTCAAAGATAAATGAGAAAAAGACGCGCTTATCCGGCGCCAACAAATATATCCAGCTCCGCACGGACCTGAAGACACTGATCCTTCAGATAGAAACCGGGCGCGAGCTGATAGCGATAGCCGATGAAAAAATAAAGCTCGCCAAGTCCATCCTGAAAGACGAGACGGAGAACTATTCTTACGGCAAAGTGTCATTGAACGATTTTATTGAGGCGTCAAACCGCGTGGACGAGAACAGATTCAGCAAAATACTCCGCTCCGTCGAGCTCAAGTCGCTCATGACAGAGTGGTTCAGATTGACCGACCGCCTGATCTCGGAAAAAGACATCAAGAGTTACAAAAAGAAGTAA
- a CDS encoding DUF86 domain-containing protein, with the protein MHKRGNLEYLYDMENALNSISDYVKKSSYKKFIKDKKSQDAVIYNIGILGEAVKNISNDLRKAEPDVAWKNIAGMRDKIIHFYFGVNIDIVWDVAKKKVPELKKQIRTLIKELEK; encoded by the coding sequence ATGCATAAACGCGGCAATTTAGAATATTTGTATGACATGGAAAATGCTTTGAATAGTATCTCGGATTATGTCAAAAAGTCAAGTTACAAGAAATTTATCAAGGATAAAAAAAGTCAGGATGCCGTGATTTATAATATCGGAATTCTTGGCGAAGCCGTCAAAAACATATCAAATGATTTAAGAAAAGCTGAACCCGATGTCGCCTGGAAAAACATCGCGGGGATGAGAGATAAAATCATTCATTTTTATTTTGGGGTAAATATTGACATCGTGTGGGATGTCGCCAAAAAGAAGGTTCCCGAATTAAAAAAACAGATAAGAACGCTTATTAAGGAATTGGAAAAATAG
- a CDS encoding nucleotidyltransferase, which translates to MNMKKNLTQKKVIRELKENREVLKKYTVKKIGLFGSFVQNRQKVSSDIDFVVEFNKPSFDNLIGLIDYLEKLFDRKVDVLTSEGVKNIRVKKVAEDIKRNLIYA; encoded by the coding sequence ATGAATATGAAAAAAAATCTTACACAGAAAAAAGTGATCAGAGAACTCAAGGAAAACAGGGAAGTTTTAAAGAAATACACCGTTAAAAAAATCGGTCTTTTCGGTTCATTTGTTCAAAACAGGCAGAAAGTCAGCAGCGATATTGACTTTGTCGTTGAATTCAACAAACCGAGTTTTGATAATTTGATAGGTTTGATCGACTATCTGGAAAAATTATTTGATAGAAAAGTGGATGTGCTGACTTCGGAAGGGGTGAAGAATATCCGAGTGAAAAAAGTGGCAGAGGATATCAAAAGAAATTTGATCTATGCATAA
- a CDS encoding U32 family peptidase — translation MPRIELLAPAGSKDALAAAVRAGADAVYIGAPGFNARMSAKSITFYDLAVLMDYAHGKGIKVFVAMNTLIKHAEIHGAVKLVAGIKKLGADAVIIQDLGLAEIISKHFEDIEMHASTQLAVHNRMGVDILAEAGFKRVILARELSYPELKIIAKGSPAELEVFCHGALCFSLSGQCLFSSFIGGHSGNRGLCTQPCRRIWRQGKRKGYLLSPRDMQLAEDIRELKKIKIASIKIEGRMRSAEYVYRTVKAYRMLIDASEGDFPEALEEARGILSADYAREKTSCLFSGRDENIFEPEKAQCLGNRIGKVEAVTKDSVAIKIFDCVPENKYRKSTPGTISRGDRLRISNPAGDITRAFKVKDFTLDGDRYTFALDKADDFSKGDPVFRTAEALTDQKDIEKEVDAMYKNYALKNRSKVVRAYQVSQDYTSLISNKWNSGKKSSPGADTLWLRFSDVKWMDSLGGRKSRAVFSLTQENIHQSGDIIDRLGNETVMELPPFIGQREIQLFRNHLEKLISAGVKNWTLNNISHIGFFKEKGCSLSAGQFLYAWNAYAAAFLDDRGINSFNISWEDDFLNIRDLTGPVDAARMLIYLYGHPPVARSRILTPGYIGGDLLMENDRGDKKSKDENSFYPVSESKLTLLIAAKPVCLFSSRRKLHDLGISNFGIDLSYIPPDRKLLKTIFDSYDTGESVPGSVRFNFKSGVK, via the coding sequence ATGCCCAGAATAGAATTATTAGCTCCGGCGGGGTCTAAGGACGCTCTCGCCGCCGCCGTCAGGGCCGGCGCTGACGCCGTTTACATAGGCGCTCCCGGCTTCAACGCCCGGATGTCCGCCAAGAGCATCACTTTCTACGATCTGGCGGTGCTCATGGATTACGCTCATGGGAAGGGCATCAAAGTTTTTGTGGCGATGAACACCCTCATCAAGCACGCCGAGATACACGGCGCCGTTAAACTCGTCGCGGGGATAAAGAAACTCGGCGCAGACGCCGTCATAATACAGGATCTGGGGCTTGCTGAGATCATATCCAAACATTTTGAGGATATAGAGATGCACGCCAGCACGCAGCTTGCCGTCCACAACAGGATGGGCGTTGACATCCTCGCGGAAGCCGGTTTCAAGCGGGTGATCCTCGCGCGGGAGCTCTCATATCCCGAATTGAAGATAATCGCTAAGGGCTCTCCCGCGGAGCTGGAAGTCTTCTGCCACGGCGCTCTTTGTTTCTCCCTCTCGGGGCAATGCCTTTTCTCAAGTTTCATAGGCGGACACAGCGGAAACAGGGGTCTCTGCACGCAGCCCTGCCGGAGGATATGGCGTCAGGGAAAGAGGAAGGGATATCTCTTATCGCCGCGCGATATGCAGCTCGCCGAAGATATCAGGGAATTGAAAAAAATAAAGATAGCCTCTATAAAAATAGAGGGCCGCATGAGGAGCGCTGAATATGTTTACAGGACGGTGAAGGCCTACCGTATGCTGATAGACGCCTCCGAGGGGGATTTCCCGGAAGCGCTGGAGGAGGCGCGCGGCATTCTTTCAGCGGATTACGCCCGCGAAAAGACCTCCTGCCTTTTTTCTGGCCGTGACGAAAATATATTTGAGCCGGAAAAGGCGCAGTGCCTCGGAAACCGCATAGGGAAAGTGGAAGCCGTGACCAAAGACAGCGTGGCAATAAAAATTTTTGACTGCGTGCCGGAAAATAAGTATCGAAAGTCAACCCCTGGCACCATTTCACGCGGCGACCGCCTGCGCATCTCCAATCCCGCCGGCGACATTACCAGGGCCTTTAAGGTAAAGGATTTCACTTTAGACGGTGACAGATACACTTTTGCCCTCGATAAGGCGGATGACTTCTCAAAAGGCGACCCCGTCTTCAGGACAGCCGAAGCCCTCACGGATCAGAAAGATATAGAGAAAGAAGTGGACGCCATGTATAAGAACTATGCCCTGAAAAACAGGAGCAAAGTCGTCCGTGCCTATCAGGTGAGTCAGGACTACACATCGCTCATATCAAATAAATGGAACAGCGGGAAAAAATCATCGCCCGGGGCGGACACGCTGTGGCTGAGATTCTCCGATGTCAAATGGATGGATTCACTCGGCGGCAGAAAAAGCCGCGCTGTTTTTTCGCTGACCCAGGAAAATATACATCAATCCGGCGATATAATAGATAGGCTGGGTAATGAGACGGTGATGGAACTGCCGCCTTTTATAGGGCAGAGGGAAATACAGCTCTTCAGAAATCATCTGGAAAAATTGATAAGCGCCGGCGTGAAGAACTGGACGCTGAACAATATCTCCCACATAGGATTTTTCAAAGAAAAAGGGTGTTCTCTTTCCGCGGGCCAGTTCCTCTACGCCTGGAACGCCTACGCCGCGGCTTTTCTCGACGACAGAGGCATAAACTCTTTCAACATCTCATGGGAGGACGATTTTCTGAATATCAGGGACCTGACCGGACCCGTGGACGCCGCGCGCATGCTCATATATCTCTACGGCCATCCGCCTGTGGCGCGGTCGAGGATACTCACGCCCGGATACATCGGCGGCGATCTCCTGATGGAGAACGACAGGGGCGATAAAAAATCAAAGGACGAGAACTCTTTTTATCCCGTTTCCGAATCCAAACTCACACTGCTGATCGCCGCGAAACCTGTCTGCCTTTTTTCTTCAAGGAGAAAACTGCACGATCTGGGCATAAGCAATTTCGGCATTGACCTGAGCTATATCCCGCCTGACCGGAAACTTCTTAAAACTATATTTGATTCCTACGACACCGGAGAGAGTGTTCCCGGCTCAGTGCGATTCAATTTCAAGAGCGGCGTCAAATAA
- a CDS encoding tetratricopeptide repeat protein → MGVPMKNKLIFFLFFLFSCATLRGLRAPEAKPDWFVKTPSENGYLFFTGVKTGALSPEAGKREAVNDAFRHIAEYFSVSIKSEYTERKSTASCDFMSLLSAKSRAQIDKAYVDKTHITERCDPNLKKNIYDTFVLIKYPLDEIEKERKRIKLENEENVKRAKYYFERGRYHSDSVALVEGFQNFAIALKILEGTIGEDVLTNEIAGYAVKCLKRIKLNGYPCDPTGSAGTGLLNPLKIKVVYKVGDKEIAIAGMPLNFAFLEGGGILERQGLTNDSGLAECAVAGISNTGQENLVIAVLALNRVLNTANELVQTEAQKMQGLRHIFAFHSTGEPGDIKKQPMMVKISDFANLTGDVDLAWLEQALTDGIVNKLTRISNLHVVERGEDVLLEGSFQKNSGRVKINVRVIKSIDGSVVSVVVEEGEMDKIFEIEENVAIQIARLLKIKVAPDEMRSVKSRDTNNTEAYEAYNRALLEHKKGNHSQAVKMYKKALARDNKFADAYNNLGVCYYNINLLDDAISSYQKAKMIEPLNDAVTVNLATAYFKKGARVKALNLLEDYDSLGSPSVRVLLMTGVIYNRIAEYQKASEALERAIEIQPSAPAYHELGIVYDNRGRYDRAIIMYTGAVKLNPSFYQAFNNMAIAYMAKGEYEQALNPVNKSLALNYECGDTFNLMGLIFANQASYSKAIAAYKRAIHLSGSPQAYYNLSCIYALQNETDLALRFLDHAIDSGFNDINSVSAEPAFKNLISDKRFSELIEKIR, encoded by the coding sequence ATGGGAGTACCAATGAAAAATAAATTGATATTTTTTTTATTTTTTCTGTTTTCATGCGCAACTTTGCGGGGCCTTCGCGCGCCGGAGGCAAAACCTGACTGGTTTGTTAAAACACCGTCTGAAAACGGTTATTTGTTCTTTACCGGCGTGAAAACAGGAGCGCTTAGCCCGGAGGCGGGGAAGAGGGAGGCTGTCAATGATGCGTTCCGGCACATAGCCGAGTATTTCAGCGTGTCTATAAAATCGGAATATACGGAGCGGAAATCAACAGCTTCCTGCGATTTTATGAGTTTGCTCAGCGCCAAATCCCGCGCTCAAATTGATAAGGCGTACGTGGACAAAACTCATATTACGGAACGCTGTGACCCGAATCTTAAGAAAAACATCTATGATACATTCGTGCTGATTAAATACCCTCTCGATGAAATTGAGAAAGAGAGAAAGAGGATAAAGCTGGAAAATGAGGAAAACGTTAAAAGGGCAAAGTATTATTTTGAGAGGGGCAGATATCATTCCGATAGCGTGGCGCTTGTAGAGGGTTTTCAGAATTTCGCCATAGCGCTGAAAATCCTTGAGGGCACCATCGGGGAAGATGTTTTAACGAATGAGATCGCGGGTTATGCCGTCAAATGTCTTAAAAGAATAAAGCTGAACGGCTATCCCTGCGATCCGACGGGAAGTGCCGGCACGGGTTTGCTGAATCCGCTGAAGATCAAAGTCGTATATAAGGTCGGCGATAAAGAAATTGCCATAGCGGGAATGCCTCTTAATTTCGCTTTTCTGGAAGGTGGCGGTATTCTGGAACGGCAAGGCCTCACGAATGATTCGGGTCTTGCGGAGTGCGCTGTCGCAGGAATAAGCAACACCGGACAGGAAAATCTTGTCATCGCGGTTCTTGCGTTAAACAGGGTGTTGAATACCGCTAATGAGCTTGTGCAAACCGAAGCTCAGAAAATGCAGGGGCTCCGCCACATTTTTGCTTTTCATTCCACCGGTGAGCCGGGTGATATCAAGAAACAGCCTATGATGGTAAAGATCTCCGATTTTGCTAACCTTACGGGAGATGTTGATCTGGCCTGGCTGGAACAGGCTTTAACGGATGGGATCGTGAACAAACTCACTCGCATATCGAACTTGCATGTTGTGGAGCGGGGCGAAGATGTGCTTTTGGAAGGCTCTTTTCAAAAAAACAGCGGGAGAGTCAAAATCAATGTCAGGGTGATCAAATCTATAGACGGCAGTGTTGTAAGTGTCGTCGTTGAAGAAGGGGAGATGGATAAAATCTTTGAAATTGAGGAGAACGTCGCAATTCAAATTGCCCGCCTGCTGAAAATTAAAGTAGCGCCGGATGAAATGAGATCCGTGAAATCGCGCGATACGAATAATACAGAGGCCTATGAGGCATACAACAGGGCTTTACTTGAGCACAAAAAGGGCAATCACAGCCAGGCTGTTAAAATGTACAAAAAGGCGCTCGCGCGGGATAATAAATTCGCGGACGCCTATAACAATTTGGGAGTTTGCTATTACAATATCAATTTGCTGGACGATGCGATAAGCTCATATCAAAAAGCAAAAATGATAGAACCTCTTAATGATGCTGTGACGGTAAATCTCGCCACAGCGTATTTTAAGAAAGGCGCAAGGGTAAAAGCGCTGAATCTTCTTGAAGATTATGACAGCCTGGGGTCGCCGTCCGTCCGGGTTCTGCTCATGACCGGCGTGATTTACAACCGGATTGCCGAATATCAAAAAGCGAGCGAAGCTCTTGAGAGGGCAATAGAAATACAGCCCTCTGCTCCGGCTTATCATGAGCTCGGGATCGTCTATGATAATAGGGGGCGATATGACCGTGCGATAATCATGTACACGGGGGCTGTGAAATTGAACCCCTCGTTTTATCAGGCTTTCAATAATATGGCGATCGCCTACATGGCTAAAGGAGAATATGAGCAGGCGCTTAATCCGGTTAATAAATCTTTGGCGCTCAACTATGAGTGCGGAGATACCTTTAATCTTATGGGTTTGATTTTTGCTAATCAGGCGTCCTATTCAAAGGCGATAGCCGCTTATAAAAGAGCAATACATCTTTCGGGGTCACCGCAAGCATATTATAATCTCTCGTGCATTTACGCGCTTCAAAATGAGACTGATTTGGCCCTGCGGTTTCTTGATCACGCGATTGATTCCGGATTTAATGACATTAATTCCGTGAGCGCGGAGCCTGCGTTTAAAAATTTAATATCAGATAAGCGTTTTTCTGAACTGATAGAAAAAATCAGGTGA